The Longimicrobiales bacterium genome includes a window with the following:
- the ggt gene encoding gamma-glutamyltransferase — MKPRRLFFAALLVSLSTAAGCSAPDRAPSGDAQAMGGSVVYAPQNRPDVRGTRGAVSAGHPLAAQAGLRVLQDGGTATDAIIAMAGVLAVVRPHMNGIGGDAFGIFYDGATGEVTTLNGSGRSGALATPGFFTSQGLDEVPEKGAMAVSVPGAVAAWVDAHERYGSMPFADLLQPAIHFASEGFPVSRRLQMDFEAQGGDLNEAGKALYLPSGSAPPLSSLLVNPALGATLTRIAQGGKAAYYTGPVAQRLAAFVEAEGGHLRASDFEAHTSNWVDPLQGDYLDHTFVVMPPNTQGIAQLSYMEMAKSHPISSLGHNSTDYLHTMIELKKLAFADRDRWVADPTKADVPVDRLLDPEYLRARAEQVDPDHAAEDVEPGFGAEGGATDTQLDDSGDTVYMTAVDRWGNAVSWIQSNFAGFGSGLLDTETGVLLHNRGALYTLEEGHPNQVAPGKRPYHTLTPMMALRDGSFAFTIGTPGGDSQTQTLLQIVHNLLLFEMTPQEAIEAPRFRSYNGLLVDIEDRVNSGVLTALNARGHGMRLIEGWTATFGGAQMILVEPGTGTLTVGSDPRREAYGLAY, encoded by the coding sequence ATGAAGCCACGACGCCTCTTTTTTGCAGCCCTTCTCGTATCACTCTCGACCGCCGCTGGATGTTCGGCCCCAGATCGCGCTCCGAGTGGTGACGCACAGGCCATGGGGGGCTCGGTTGTCTACGCTCCCCAGAACAGGCCTGATGTGCGCGGCACCCGAGGTGCGGTGTCCGCGGGTCATCCTCTCGCGGCGCAGGCGGGGCTGCGTGTCCTCCAAGATGGAGGCACTGCGACCGACGCGATCATCGCGATGGCCGGCGTGCTGGCGGTCGTTCGTCCGCACATGAACGGCATCGGCGGAGACGCGTTCGGCATTTTCTACGACGGTGCCACGGGCGAGGTCACCACGCTCAACGGGAGCGGACGTTCGGGGGCGTTGGCAACACCTGGCTTTTTCACGAGCCAAGGATTGGACGAGGTCCCTGAGAAGGGCGCTATGGCAGTGAGCGTGCCGGGCGCAGTCGCCGCATGGGTCGATGCGCATGAACGCTACGGCTCAATGCCGTTCGCGGACCTGCTCCAACCTGCGATCCACTTTGCGAGCGAAGGCTTCCCGGTTTCGCGGCGACTTCAGATGGACTTCGAGGCGCAAGGCGGCGATCTGAACGAGGCGGGCAAGGCCCTCTATCTGCCGAGCGGATCCGCGCCACCTCTGAGTTCACTTCTCGTGAACCCGGCCCTAGGCGCGACGCTTACTCGGATCGCCCAAGGCGGAAAGGCAGCCTACTACACCGGGCCGGTGGCCCAGCGGTTGGCTGCTTTCGTCGAAGCGGAGGGAGGTCATCTACGCGCTTCGGACTTCGAAGCACATACGTCCAACTGGGTCGACCCACTCCAAGGTGACTACCTCGACCACACCTTTGTGGTCATGCCTCCGAATACGCAGGGCATAGCCCAGTTGTCGTATATGGAGATGGCGAAGTCGCACCCGATTTCGTCTCTAGGGCACAACTCGACCGATTACCTGCACACGATGATCGAGTTGAAAAAACTCGCATTCGCGGACAGGGATCGCTGGGTGGCCGACCCGACCAAGGCGGATGTCCCTGTCGATCGTTTGCTCGATCCTGAATACCTCCGTGCCCGGGCCGAACAGGTCGACCCGGATCATGCCGCTGAGGACGTGGAGCCGGGATTCGGCGCGGAGGGCGGCGCCACGGACACCCAACTCGACGATTCAGGTGACACGGTTTACATGACAGCCGTCGACCGATGGGGCAACGCGGTCAGTTGGATTCAGAGCAACTTCGCAGGATTCGGCTCGGGCCTCCTGGATACGGAAACGGGTGTACTTCTTCACAACCGGGGAGCTCTCTACACGCTCGAAGAAGGTCATCCGAATCAGGTGGCTCCAGGCAAACGACCCTACCACACGCTCACGCCCATGATGGCGCTTCGTGACGGCAGCTTCGCGTTCACGATCGGGACACCCGGTGGAGACAGTCAGACGCAGACGCTGCTCCAGATCGTCCACAACCTGCTTCTCTTCGAGATGACGCCTCAGGAGGCGATCGAGGCCCCGCGCTTCAGGTCGTACAACGGGCTGCTCGTCGACATCGAAGACCGAGTGAACTCTGGAGTACTCACAGCCCTAAACGCTCGCGGCCATGGAATGCGGCTCATCGAGGGATGGACTGCGACGTTTGGCGGTGCTCAGATGATTCTGGTCGAGCCCGGCACCGGCACCCTAACTGTTGGGTCCGATCCGAGACGCGAAGCCTACGGTCTAGCGTACTGA
- a CDS encoding septal ring lytic transglycosylase RlpA family protein: MTWVARIALIAAISLVSGCKMIGSEELTRQRPPVPESSRPGPINTPGLSATGVGREGEASTTETAAVAPDIAALLEVPELELTPEPRSRRGNRSEYEQWGETYRVLDTSEGYDERGVASWYGEPFHGRETSSGETYDMYELTAAHRTLPLPSYVEVTNLANGRSVVLRVTDRGPFHDPDRRIIDVSYTAALKLGMVGAGTAAVNVRALEPYQTRVGR; this comes from the coding sequence ATGACGTGGGTCGCACGGATCGCTCTGATTGCGGCCATCTCGCTCGTATCTGGATGTAAGATGATCGGATCCGAAGAGTTGACCCGACAGCGGCCACCGGTGCCGGAGAGTTCCCGTCCGGGGCCGATCAACACACCAGGCCTGTCGGCGACTGGCGTGGGTCGAGAAGGTGAGGCAAGCACCACCGAAACCGCCGCGGTCGCGCCTGATATCGCGGCATTGCTCGAGGTTCCGGAGTTGGAGCTGACTCCAGAGCCTCGAAGTCGACGCGGAAACCGCTCCGAATACGAACAGTGGGGGGAAACGTACCGAGTGTTAGACACTTCGGAGGGCTACGACGAGCGTGGCGTGGCTTCCTGGTACGGAGAACCGTTCCACGGCCGCGAGACAAGCAGCGGGGAGACCTACGATATGTACGAACTCACGGCCGCTCACCGAACGCTGCCGCTTCCGAGCTACGTCGAGGTGACGAATCTGGCCAACGGGAGGTCCGTTGTCCTCAGGGTGACCGATCGGGGGCCTTTTCATGACCCGGACAGGCGGATCATCGACGTTTCATATACGGCGGCACTGAAACTCGGAATGGTGGGCGCAGGCACCGCAGCCGTAAATGTGCGCGCGCTCGAGCCGTATCAGACTCGGGTAGGGCGCTAG
- a CDS encoding DUF423 domain-containing protein, with protein sequence MTTDRLFFGLGAIFAGVAVALGAFGTHGLRGMLSPEDLATFETGVRYQMYHAVGLMALAWASTRWDAPLLTLAGWSMAAGIVIFSGSLYTLVLTGQRWLGAVTPVGGAAFLLGWVLLAWTAFRK encoded by the coding sequence ATGACGACCGATCGATTGTTCTTCGGCCTGGGTGCGATCTTCGCAGGCGTGGCAGTAGCCCTCGGCGCGTTCGGGACCCACGGTCTTCGTGGAATGCTGAGCCCCGAGGATCTCGCGACGTTCGAGACAGGGGTTCGTTACCAGATGTACCACGCGGTCGGGCTCATGGCTCTCGCTTGGGCCTCGACCCGCTGGGACGCGCCGTTGCTCACGCTAGCTGGCTGGAGCATGGCTGCTGGGATTGTCATCTTCTCCGGCAGCCTCTACACGCTAGTCCTGACCGGCCAGCGTTGGCTGGGGGCCGTGACCCCCGTCGGCGGAGCGGCGTTCCTGCTTGGGTGGGTTCTCTTGGCCTGGACCGCGTTCCGTAAATGA
- a CDS encoding Ig-like domain-containing protein produces MNHPRHALVVALVFAASCGGAESTPPPDPGPTITSVTVSPASPVVQIGSTQQMSAIANSSTGGSVSGQTVSWTSSDQNVASITSGGLVTGVTEGTSTITATVGGVAGSQVLTVELVDCEQATPVSLAAGEFQAYEASECLLLPSGSAGDYYRVVITRPTSIENPSDVPNATLTVTGIGTLQSAAAPASAVATAERAPVAGFPEIDGTRLLENDALKESTARFHMNMLEREMRERGPGPDGIAPNRASFGLRLMADPPGRLEISSEFSCSATRVPQALINFNDDLAIYQDSTERSAKPISQTSTQEMLDYYTAYVKDMIPQYWGDVSDIDGNGRIIVTTAPSLGDSVAAAVFTGDLRTNGTCASGNVGEVIFFNADLILGMDGADPDWTPLSTLAHETKHLVSIRKRFDAGTGLPPLWIEEGMAEIASTMSSRIAWATTGGPALGTQVTRTNLIATLCATDPCGFTREIFGLVDALANTIVWSSTQPNSLITNPDGASEFHSIYASGWHFHRFLGDAYGNASTPMGDAGLFKNLVASTSPLGIAALEQFTGSTYEELFQQLAVAMALHNNSAPAPTRSFTTYDFTTAMRIFSAPAVLAPEGLYPWPVTTVSDDDLSAGFTSAVFEGTMGPSGMRFHDFESNGSGTGAQIEVSLAEPAEVLVVRIR; encoded by the coding sequence ATGAATCACCCCCGACATGCTCTGGTTGTCGCACTCGTCTTCGCCGCCTCATGTGGTGGCGCCGAGTCCACGCCTCCGCCGGATCCGGGACCGACCATCACGTCGGTGACGGTGAGTCCAGCGAGCCCGGTTGTCCAAATCGGCTCGACCCAACAGATGTCTGCCATCGCGAACAGTTCCACCGGCGGATCGGTCTCAGGTCAGACGGTGTCTTGGACCAGCAGCGACCAGAATGTGGCTTCGATCACATCTGGAGGGCTCGTGACTGGCGTCACGGAGGGCACGAGTACGATTACCGCCACCGTAGGTGGAGTCGCGGGATCGCAGGTCCTCACGGTGGAACTCGTCGACTGTGAACAGGCGACTCCCGTGTCTCTGGCCGCCGGGGAGTTCCAGGCGTATGAGGCGAGCGAATGTCTCCTGCTTCCGTCTGGATCTGCAGGAGACTATTACCGTGTGGTCATCACGCGTCCAACCTCTATCGAAAACCCCAGCGACGTGCCGAATGCGACGTTGACCGTCACGGGAATTGGGACACTGCAGAGCGCGGCGGCACCAGCCTCGGCCGTTGCTACGGCCGAGCGAGCACCGGTCGCGGGATTTCCGGAGATCGATGGGACCCGGCTCCTGGAAAATGACGCGCTAAAGGAGAGCACTGCTCGTTTCCACATGAACATGCTCGAACGGGAGATGCGTGAGCGCGGACCGGGGCCAGATGGAATCGCACCCAACCGTGCGTCCTTTGGGCTCCGCCTCATGGCCGATCCGCCGGGTCGACTCGAGATCTCTTCGGAATTCTCCTGCTCGGCGACTCGCGTCCCACAGGCGCTCATCAACTTCAACGATGACTTGGCGATCTACCAAGACAGCACCGAACGCTCCGCCAAGCCGATAAGCCAGACCTCGACGCAGGAGATGCTGGACTACTACACGGCCTACGTGAAGGACATGATCCCGCAGTATTGGGGAGACGTCTCGGACATCGACGGTAATGGGAGAATCATCGTGACGACTGCGCCGTCCTTGGGCGATTCGGTCGCGGCCGCTGTCTTCACCGGCGACCTGCGCACGAATGGGACCTGCGCGAGCGGCAACGTTGGCGAGGTCATTTTCTTCAACGCCGACCTCATCCTGGGGATGGACGGTGCGGATCCTGATTGGACCCCCCTGTCGACGCTCGCTCATGAGACCAAACACCTGGTAAGCATCCGGAAACGTTTCGACGCCGGCACCGGCCTGCCGCCGCTTTGGATCGAAGAAGGCATGGCTGAGATTGCTTCAACGATGTCATCTCGCATCGCTTGGGCCACCACGGGCGGTCCCGCGCTGGGAACCCAAGTGACGCGCACGAACCTCATCGCGACGCTGTGCGCCACCGATCCGTGTGGCTTCACGAGGGAGATCTTCGGGCTCGTGGACGCGCTCGCGAATACGATCGTGTGGTCTTCAACTCAGCCGAACAGCCTCATCACTAATCCGGACGGCGCGAGCGAATTCCACTCGATCTATGCGTCCGGGTGGCATTTTCATCGATTCCTCGGTGACGCCTATGGCAACGCATCAACACCGATGGGCGATGCCGGACTCTTCAAGAATCTTGTGGCATCGACGTCGCCACTTGGCATCGCGGCGTTGGAGCAGTTCACAGGCAGTACCTACGAGGAGCTGTTCCAGCAGCTCGCAGTGGCCATGGCTCTGCACAACAACTCCGCACCTGCACCGACCAGGTCGTTCACGACGTACGACTTCACAACTGCGATGAGGATCTTCTCCGCGCCCGCAGTGCTCGCGCCGGAGGGACTATACCCGTGGCCCGTCACGACGGTCAGTGACGACGACCTCTCAGCAGGATTCACGAGCGCGGTGTTCGAAGGCACGATGGGACCGTCCGGAATGCGCTTCCACGACTTCGAATCCAACGGGTCGGGAACCGGCGCTCAGATTGAGGTGTCCCTCGCAGAACCGGCAGAGGTCCTAGTCGTCCGGATTCGCTAG
- a CDS encoding MFS transporter, with protein sequence MGGLGAGPPARQATRIAVIVSLAHGINDAYASFVPPLLPRIMDNMGLSIASAATLSVTYAIAASLPQPLFGYLSDRFGRRAFAVAGPLVGAAFIGAIGFASSYWVLVLFLLIAGMGSAAFHPPGASYAVRVGEGKGGGTRYSIFSFGGSAGFALGPLIAVGLVQWGGMERLWVAIIPAAVIMPIFFFGLPSGRAEAKIAKRPPPPGTVLRHLAGPLGLIFGISATMAFVQRAFLTMEPIIIADLGGSEGLGALALTIYLGAQAFGTVTGGVLADRMDRRKLLLYLCCLALPAHLLAVWLGPQGAIGLAAAGAAGFLGMATLPPIVVMAQELLPSGAAVSSGIVMGLAWATGSVFVLATGALADVIGPQTATLLSMPAIIIAIGLAMHPALKHGWNEHAQES encoded by the coding sequence ATGGGCGGACTAGGGGCCGGTCCCCCGGCCCGGCAGGCGACACGCATTGCGGTAATCGTCTCGCTCGCACATGGGATCAACGACGCCTACGCGTCGTTCGTGCCGCCCCTCTTGCCCCGCATCATGGACAACATGGGGCTGTCCATCGCGTCCGCCGCGACCCTCAGCGTCACCTACGCCATTGCGGCGTCGCTACCTCAGCCGCTCTTCGGATATCTGTCCGATCGTTTCGGGCGTCGGGCATTCGCGGTTGCCGGCCCTCTCGTGGGCGCTGCCTTCATTGGAGCGATCGGGTTTGCGTCGTCCTACTGGGTCTTGGTGCTCTTCCTGCTCATAGCAGGGATGGGGAGCGCGGCGTTCCACCCTCCCGGCGCTTCCTACGCTGTGCGCGTCGGCGAAGGGAAAGGTGGAGGCACTAGGTATTCGATCTTCTCGTTCGGCGGGTCCGCGGGCTTTGCGCTCGGCCCGCTCATCGCCGTCGGGCTCGTTCAATGGGGCGGAATGGAGCGACTCTGGGTGGCCATCATCCCGGCTGCCGTGATCATGCCGATCTTCTTCTTCGGGCTTCCTAGCGGACGCGCGGAGGCGAAGATCGCCAAGCGGCCTCCACCCCCGGGGACGGTACTTCGTCACTTGGCCGGTCCGCTCGGTCTCATCTTCGGCATCAGCGCGACGATGGCCTTCGTCCAGCGTGCGTTTCTCACGATGGAGCCGATCATCATCGCGGACCTTGGTGGCTCCGAGGGACTCGGGGCGCTGGCTCTGACGATCTACCTGGGTGCGCAGGCATTCGGGACGGTCACCGGAGGTGTGCTCGCAGATCGAATGGATCGACGGAAGCTGCTGCTGTACCTGTGCTGTCTGGCCCTGCCGGCTCATCTGCTCGCAGTGTGGCTCGGGCCGCAAGGAGCGATCGGATTGGCAGCCGCCGGTGCGGCTGGCTTCCTCGGCATGGCTACGCTCCCACCCATCGTGGTGATGGCCCAGGAGTTGCTGCCCAGCGGTGCGGCAGTGAGTTCCGGCATCGTGATGGGACTCGCTTGGGCCACAGGATCGGTGTTCGTCCTGGCAACTGGTGCCCTAGCGGATGTGATTGGTCCACAGACGGCGACGCTACTGTCGATGCCGGCGATCATCATCGCGATCGGACTGGCCATGCACCCAGCGCTGAAGCACGGATGGAACGAACACGCTCAGGAGAGCTGA
- a CDS encoding Crp/Fnr family transcriptional regulator encodes MPFQLVPARDRKLYRLVKKALPIRIVKGRSLYSAGDPAKDVFLVTEGFVRLVLPGMEKGRGERTVSLALPWELFGDEAFTEGHRRYGALAGSRCTVVALPEGRVLTGLKTAKKSLDAYLEGAERELHRLRHAQGGSRGPTAAQRLAEVLLDLGQRCGERKGRGIDLSVKPTHQVLADLAGAHRATVTTLLNDWLYEGVLGASQEGGLAIRRPHDLWTLAGYHPGVDDPDEQVN; translated from the coding sequence GTGCCGTTCCAACTGGTCCCCGCTCGAGACCGGAAGCTCTATCGGTTGGTCAAGAAGGCCCTGCCCATCCGCATCGTGAAAGGGCGATCGCTCTACTCCGCCGGCGATCCGGCCAAGGACGTCTTTCTTGTCACCGAGGGGTTTGTTCGGCTCGTACTGCCGGGGATGGAGAAGGGAAGGGGGGAACGAACCGTCTCGCTTGCTTTGCCCTGGGAGTTGTTCGGGGACGAAGCGTTTACGGAAGGCCACCGTCGCTACGGTGCGCTGGCGGGGTCACGCTGTACGGTTGTGGCGCTGCCCGAAGGCCGGGTCCTGACCGGGCTCAAGACCGCGAAGAAGAGTCTCGACGCCTACTTGGAGGGTGCCGAGCGTGAGCTTCATCGGCTTCGGCATGCCCAGGGAGGCTCTCGTGGGCCGACGGCCGCACAGCGCTTGGCAGAAGTGCTTCTGGACCTCGGACAGCGTTGCGGTGAACGCAAAGGCCGCGGAATCGACCTTTCCGTGAAGCCCACACATCAGGTGCTTGCCGACCTGGCTGGCGCCCACCGGGCGACCGTAACGACGCTGCTCAACGACTGGTTGTACGAGGGCGTGCTCGGCGCAAGTCAGGAGGGAGGGCTTGCGATTCGGCGCCCCCATGACCTTTGGACGTTGGCGGGCTACCATCCAGGCGTAGACGATCCGGACGAGCAGGTGAACTGA
- a CDS encoding threonine/serine dehydratase, with product MSDIYDFEGARRAVASLARRTPLLPATELSERFERPVFVKAECLQATGSFKVRGAAARLSALSESERETGVVACSSGNHGRAVAYVAQKLGVPATVCVPGWVDPVKLDGIRGAGAEALLVGETYDEAEAHALRLADETGRPFVSAYDDPWVIAGQGTLAAEITEDLGRLPGAVIAPLSGGGLVGGIAAAFVSQGAAVRCVGATAENAGVMLASLQAGRPIDLPEKETLANALAGGIGLDNQYSFALIRDAIEEHVTVTEDQIGDAMRYAVRQLHLVLEGGGAVALASVLSGAWDPRSLEPDSPLVVVLSGGNVAPKVLAALLT from the coding sequence ATGTCAGACATATACGATTTCGAGGGCGCCCGGAGGGCGGTGGCTTCGCTCGCCCGTCGAACGCCACTTCTGCCCGCTACGGAGCTGAGCGAACGGTTCGAGCGGCCCGTGTTCGTAAAGGCCGAATGCCTGCAGGCGACCGGCTCGTTCAAGGTGCGAGGAGCGGCAGCGAGGCTGTCCGCATTGTCGGAGTCCGAGCGTGAGACCGGAGTCGTGGCGTGTTCGAGCGGTAACCATGGGCGCGCGGTGGCCTATGTGGCGCAGAAGCTCGGGGTGCCCGCCACGGTATGCGTCCCGGGATGGGTCGATCCGGTGAAATTGGATGGCATTCGAGGAGCGGGTGCCGAGGCGCTTCTCGTCGGGGAGACCTACGATGAAGCTGAGGCGCACGCCCTGCGGCTCGCGGATGAAACGGGCAGACCTTTCGTGTCGGCATATGACGATCCGTGGGTGATCGCAGGGCAGGGCACTCTGGCCGCGGAAATCACCGAAGACCTGGGCCGTCTGCCAGGGGCTGTGATTGCGCCCCTGTCCGGAGGTGGCCTTGTGGGCGGGATCGCCGCCGCGTTCGTTTCGCAGGGTGCCGCCGTTCGTTGCGTGGGCGCCACAGCGGAGAACGCGGGGGTAATGCTCGCGAGCCTACAGGCCGGGCGCCCGATCGATCTTCCTGAGAAGGAGACGCTCGCGAACGCTCTGGCCGGAGGGATCGGGTTGGACAATCAGTATTCGTTCGCCCTCATCCGGGACGCGATCGAAGAACATGTGACCGTTACCGAGGACCAGATTGGCGACGCGATGCGGTATGCCGTGCGCCAGCTTCACCTGGTGCTCGAAGGAGGCGGTGCCGTCGCGCTGGCCTCAGTCCTGTCGGGCGCGTGGGATCCCCGGTCTCTCGAGCCTGATTCCCCGCTCGTGGTGGTTCTCAGCGGCGGCAACGTCGCGCCGAAGGTGCTGGCCGCTCTTCTAACCTGA
- a CDS encoding tetratricopeptide repeat protein, with translation MTKRHPGARRTQQDHNNDPDDIFLARVLNTGQWARANQQLLTIVGVVVAIVVAGLVYYGGYQDQLVQQAAQELELVHQSIALQDREGARNGLEVFLERFGGTAYEGEARLLLGDLYLQSDNPQQAQVILEPLGGSPRDPIEFQGAALLGAAYEQENRWDDAEAVYLRIADRADLSFQVRNALQSAARIRADNGDAAGAIELYERVLSDMEENDIDRGVFEMRIEELKTAMSI, from the coding sequence ATGACCAAGCGTCACCCCGGTGCGCGCCGGACTCAGCAGGACCACAACAACGATCCCGACGACATCTTCCTTGCGAGGGTGTTGAACACGGGTCAGTGGGCTCGCGCCAACCAGCAGCTTTTGACCATTGTGGGGGTCGTTGTGGCAATCGTTGTCGCAGGACTCGTCTACTACGGGGGGTACCAGGACCAACTGGTCCAGCAGGCTGCTCAGGAACTCGAGCTCGTCCATCAGTCGATCGCGCTCCAGGACCGCGAGGGTGCCAGGAACGGGCTCGAGGTCTTCTTGGAGCGTTTCGGCGGCACGGCGTATGAGGGCGAGGCTCGGCTTCTATTGGGTGACCTCTACCTGCAGAGCGACAACCCGCAGCAGGCGCAGGTCATCCTCGAGCCGTTGGGTGGCTCGCCGCGCGATCCAATCGAGTTCCAGGGTGCTGCGCTCCTCGGCGCCGCATATGAGCAGGAGAATCGGTGGGATGACGCCGAAGCGGTCTATTTGCGTATCGCTGACCGTGCTGACCTGAGCTTCCAGGTGCGCAACGCGCTGCAGAGTGCGGCTCGGATTCGCGCCGACAACGGTGATGCGGCTGGAGCCATCGAGCTCTACGAGCGTGTGTTGAGCGACATGGAAGAAAACGACATCGACCGCGGCGTCTTCGAGATGCGCATCGAAGAACTCAAGACCGCGATGAGTATCTAA
- a CDS encoding glycosyltransferase, which yields MIPRIIHQTWKDHDIPERFRAAQASWRTAHPDWEYRFWTDEDLERLVAERAPELASLYHRYPEDIQRVDAARYVIMRECGGLYADLDMDCLKPMDSLLAGRVVLPRTTPFGVSNQLMLAQPGQDFFDYVIASLPAAFAKRRFVWPRHVRVLSTAGPLFFSECLRDFGEVEGLRLLSLDEHGHGDPRQSYVRHLRGNTWAHWDTHVINFFYDHWKVLAAGATLSLVSAMILNAFL from the coding sequence ATGATCCCGCGCATCATTCATCAGACGTGGAAAGACCACGACATTCCGGAGCGGTTCAGAGCCGCGCAGGCGAGTTGGCGCACAGCTCATCCGGACTGGGAGTACCGTTTCTGGACCGACGAAGACCTTGAGCGCCTGGTCGCGGAGCGAGCCCCGGAGCTGGCGTCGCTCTACCACCGCTATCCTGAAGACATCCAGAGGGTCGACGCCGCCCGCTACGTGATTATGAGAGAGTGCGGCGGGCTGTATGCGGATCTCGACATGGACTGCCTGAAGCCCATGGACTCCCTGCTCGCCGGGCGGGTGGTCTTGCCCCGCACGACACCGTTCGGCGTCTCGAACCAACTGATGCTGGCGCAACCAGGTCAGGACTTCTTCGACTACGTCATCGCCTCTCTCCCTGCTGCCTTCGCGAAGCGGAGATTCGTGTGGCCCCGGCACGTCCGTGTCCTGTCTACCGCAGGACCGCTCTTTTTCTCCGAGTGCCTTCGCGACTTCGGGGAGGTCGAGGGCCTCCGGCTCCTGTCCCTGGACGAACACGGCCACGGTGACCCGCGGCAGTCCTACGTCCGCCACCTCCGGGGAAATACATGGGCACATTGGGACACCCACGTCATCAACTTCTTCTACGACCATTGGAAGGTGCTGGCAGCCGGCGCGACGCTCTCTCTCGTCAGCGCAATGATCCTTAATGCCTTCCTTTGA
- a CDS encoding NAD-dependent deacylase, with the protein MTSDLDRARSIIADATRVVSLTGAGISAESGVPTFRGPGGLWKSLRPEELATPDAFRRDPQTVWEWYAWRRGLIADCAPNAGHAALAEFALRRGGKSIITQNVDGLHTRAAREASGQADPDAAVPIEVHGAIDRDKCSTCGARTPGVTDVDVKAAATLPHCDVCGGMLRPDVVWFRESLDPDVIGRAFDTARAADVCLVVGTSALVHPAASVPMVTVESGGHIIEVNMEDTPLTRFASVSLKGAAGQVLPSLLDVDLSN; encoded by the coding sequence ATGACCTCCGACCTGGACCGTGCTCGCTCGATCATTGCGGATGCGACCCGGGTGGTCTCACTGACCGGTGCAGGCATCTCGGCCGAGTCCGGAGTCCCTACCTTCAGGGGTCCCGGTGGGCTGTGGAAGTCGTTACGTCCTGAAGAACTCGCTACTCCGGATGCATTTCGTCGTGACCCGCAGACCGTATGGGAATGGTACGCGTGGCGGAGAGGTCTGATCGCCGATTGTGCTCCCAACGCAGGGCATGCCGCTCTGGCTGAGTTCGCCTTGAGGCGTGGAGGGAAGTCGATCATCACACAAAACGTTGACGGACTTCATACGCGCGCAGCACGTGAGGCGTCGGGTCAGGCAGATCCCGACGCGGCCGTCCCGATCGAGGTGCATGGGGCGATCGATCGAGATAAATGTTCGACCTGCGGGGCTCGAACGCCGGGGGTCACCGACGTAGACGTCAAGGCGGCAGCCACACTGCCGCACTGTGATGTGTGTGGCGGCATGCTCCGGCCGGACGTCGTATGGTTCCGGGAGTCCCTGGACCCCGACGTCATCGGGAGAGCGTTCGATACCGCGAGGGCAGCTGATGTGTGCCTGGTCGTGGGCACGAGCGCCTTGGTACATCCAGCTGCGTCAGTCCCCATGGTTACGGTCGAAAGCGGCGGGCACATCATCGAAGTGAACATGGAGGACACGCCGTTGACGAGATTCGCTTCAGTGAGTTTGAAGGGCGCGGCGGGACAAGTGCTGCCGAGCCTCCTCGACGTAGACCTTTCCAACTGA
- a CDS encoding methyltransferase domain-containing protein codes for MTEERIGQEFYDSSGYFEGVDDHLGKLDTPFQRYRIAKVFQIHTPLATDRVLDMGCGWGTFGFALAQQTGEIVGLDFSQKSIEICSRRLGEEPHANLSFVQADAGASGLGADSFDVVIAADLFEHLYPDDSERVAKEAFRVLKPGGRFSTWTPHRGHFLEALKNRDILIKRDVSHVDYKSMARMRGLLTDAGFEIEKAYYAESHLPVLNVAERALQGFLPFMRRRVAVLGRKPAE; via the coding sequence ATGACTGAGGAGCGCATCGGGCAGGAGTTCTACGACTCCAGCGGCTACTTCGAGGGTGTCGACGACCACCTGGGCAAGCTCGACACGCCATTCCAGCGCTACCGAATCGCCAAGGTGTTCCAGATCCACACGCCGTTGGCTACAGACCGTGTACTCGACATGGGCTGCGGTTGGGGCACGTTCGGCTTCGCGCTGGCTCAGCAGACCGGTGAGATCGTCGGGCTCGACTTCAGCCAGAAGAGCATCGAGATCTGTAGTCGCCGCCTCGGTGAAGAGCCCCATGCCAACTTGAGCTTCGTTCAGGCCGACGCTGGAGCCTCAGGGCTGGGTGCGGACTCCTTCGACGTTGTGATTGCTGCGGACCTGTTCGAGCATCTCTATCCGGACGACTCCGAGCGCGTCGCGAAAGAGGCGTTCCGAGTCCTCAAGCCTGGCGGGCGTTTCAGCACGTGGACACCGCACCGCGGCCATTTCCTAGAAGCGCTGAAGAACCGTGACATCCTCATCAAACGGGATGTCAGCCATGTGGACTACAAATCCATGGCACGGATGCGGGGTTTGCTCACCGATGCAGGCTTCGAGATCGAGAAGGCCTACTACGCTGAATCGCACCTTCCGGTGCTCAACGTTGCAGAACGGGCCCTACAGGGCTTTCTGCCCTTCATGAGGCGCAGGGTGGCCGTATTGGGCCGGAAACCGGCGGAGTAG